A section of the Pimelobacter simplex genome encodes:
- a CDS encoding kynureninase, translating to MTLTSLDAAALDAADPLAAHRDLFVGAAGPVVYLDGNSLGRPLRATAARMAAFVEEEWGGRLIRGWDERWFDQPLTLGDRLAEVALGAAPGQTAIGDSTTVLLYKMVRAAVAARPGRREIVIDRDNFPTDRYVVEGVAQECGLTVRWVEADPDGGLTVDDLAPVVGPDTALVVVTHVAYKSGYLADVAALTRLAHDAGAWVLVDLCHSVGSVPLALDAWEIDLAVGCTYKYLNGGPGAPAFGYVAARHLADGSFAQPVQGWMGAADSFTMGPSYAPATGIRRLLSGTPPIVGMLGLADMVELVAEAGIEAVRAKSIALTEYAVALVDRDLPDVRLASPRDPAVRGGHVTLAHPRMREVTAVLWERDVIPDFRMPDGLRLGLSPLSTSFAEVEAGVAAIRTALDDGTR from the coding sequence GTGACGCTGACCTCGCTCGATGCAGCGGCGCTCGACGCCGCCGACCCGCTCGCCGCCCACCGCGACCTCTTCGTCGGTGCGGCCGGACCTGTGGTCTACCTCGACGGAAACTCGCTCGGCCGGCCGCTGCGGGCGACCGCCGCGCGGATGGCCGCGTTCGTCGAGGAGGAGTGGGGCGGCCGCCTGATCCGCGGGTGGGACGAGCGCTGGTTCGACCAGCCGCTGACGCTGGGGGACCGGCTCGCGGAGGTCGCGCTCGGCGCCGCGCCGGGGCAGACCGCGATCGGGGACTCGACGACGGTGCTGCTCTACAAGATGGTGCGCGCCGCGGTCGCCGCGCGGCCGGGCCGGCGCGAGATCGTCATCGACCGCGACAACTTCCCCACCGACCGGTACGTCGTCGAGGGCGTCGCCCAGGAGTGCGGCCTCACCGTCCGCTGGGTCGAGGCCGACCCCGACGGCGGCCTCACCGTCGACGACCTGGCGCCCGTCGTGGGCCCCGACACCGCGCTGGTCGTGGTCACCCACGTCGCCTACAAGTCCGGCTACCTCGCCGACGTCGCCGCCCTCACCCGCCTCGCCCACGACGCGGGCGCCTGGGTCCTCGTCGACCTGTGCCACTCGGTCGGCTCGGTGCCCCTCGCCCTCGACGCGTGGGAGATCGACCTCGCGGTCGGCTGCACCTACAAGTACCTCAACGGCGGACCCGGCGCCCCGGCGTTCGGGTACGTCGCCGCGCGCCACCTCGCCGACGGCTCCTTCGCCCAGCCGGTGCAGGGCTGGATGGGGGCCGCGGACTCGTTCACCATGGGGCCGTCGTACGCGCCGGCGACGGGGATCCGCCGCCTGCTGAGCGGCACCCCGCCGATCGTCGGCATGCTCGGGCTGGCCGACATGGTCGAGCTGGTCGCCGAGGCCGGCATCGAGGCCGTCCGCGCCAAGTCCATCGCCCTCACCGAGTACGCCGTCGCGCTGGTCGACCGCGACCTGCCTGACGTACGCCTGGCCTCGCCGCGCGACCCCGCTGTCCGTGGCGGGCACGTCACGCTGGCCCACCCGCGGATGCGGGAGGTGACGGCGGTGCTGTGGGAGCGGGACGTGATCCCGGACTTCCGGATGCCCGACGGGCTGCGGCTCGGGTTGTCGCCGCTGTCGACGTCGTTCGCCGAGGTCGAGGCCGGGGTGGCCGCGATCCGGACGGCGCTCGACGACGGCACCCGCTGA
- the def gene encoding peptide deformylase has protein sequence MAIRPIRLFGDPILRKPALEVVHFDAELRQLVTDLTDTMLEAPGAGLAAPQIGVGLRVFTWNVEGEVGHLVNPQLRLSDETQDGPEGCLSLPELTYDCLRALSVIATGFDMHGEPVTIDGSGYLARAIQHETDHLDGILFIDRLDDAGRKAAMREIRQSEWFGLEKPTIRVSPHATGGFGR, from the coding sequence GTGGCTATCCGACCCATCCGTCTCTTCGGCGACCCGATCCTGCGCAAGCCGGCGCTCGAGGTCGTCCACTTCGACGCCGAGCTGCGCCAGCTGGTCACCGACCTGACCGACACGATGCTCGAGGCGCCCGGGGCCGGCCTGGCCGCGCCCCAGATCGGCGTCGGCCTGCGCGTGTTCACCTGGAACGTCGAGGGCGAGGTCGGTCACCTGGTCAACCCCCAGCTGCGCCTGTCCGACGAGACCCAGGACGGCCCCGAGGGCTGCCTGTCCCTGCCCGAGCTCACCTACGACTGCCTGCGGGCCCTCTCGGTGATCGCGACCGGCTTCGACATGCACGGCGAGCCCGTCACCATCGACGGCAGCGGCTACCTGGCCCGCGCGATCCAGCACGAGACCGACCACCTCGACGGCATCTTGTTCATCGACCGGCTCGACGACGCCGGCCGCAAGGCCGCGATGCGCGAGATCCGCCAGTCGGAATGGTTCGGGCTGGAGAAGCCGACCATCCGGGTCTCGCCCCACGCGACGGGAGGCTTCGGCCGATGA
- a CDS encoding LLM class flavin-dependent oxidoreductase — MKKIGFLSFGHWTPSPHSQVQTASDALLQSIDLAVAAEELGADGAYFRVHHFARQLASPFPLLAAIGAKTSRIEIGTGVIDMRYENPLYFAEDAGAADLISEGRLQLGISRGSPEQVVDGWRYFGYAPAEGETEADMARKHTEVLLGVLQGEGFAQPSPRPMFANPPGLLRLEPHSEGLRDRLWWGAASNGTARWAAGLGMNLMSSTLKEDESGQPFHVQQADQIREFRAAWAEAGHDRTPRVSVSRSLFPLVTEEDRAYFGTGREESDQVGQIDNMRAIFGRTYAAEPDQLVEQLREDEAIAEADTLLLTVPNQLGVDYNAHVLESVLTHVAPALGWR, encoded by the coding sequence GTGAAGAAGATCGGATTCCTGTCCTTCGGCCACTGGACGCCCAGCCCGCACTCCCAGGTGCAGACGGCCTCCGACGCGCTGCTGCAGTCGATCGACCTCGCCGTCGCGGCGGAGGAGCTCGGCGCCGACGGCGCGTACTTCCGGGTGCACCACTTCGCCCGCCAGCTCGCCAGCCCGTTCCCGCTGCTCGCCGCGATCGGCGCCAAGACCAGCCGGATCGAGATCGGCACCGGCGTCATCGACATGCGCTACGAGAACCCGCTGTACTTTGCCGAGGACGCCGGCGCGGCCGACCTCATCTCCGAGGGCAGGCTCCAGCTCGGCATCTCGCGCGGGTCACCGGAGCAGGTCGTCGACGGCTGGCGCTACTTCGGCTACGCGCCCGCGGAGGGCGAGACCGAGGCGGACATGGCCCGCAAGCACACCGAGGTGCTGCTCGGCGTCCTCCAGGGTGAGGGCTTCGCCCAGCCGAGCCCGCGCCCGATGTTCGCCAACCCGCCCGGCCTGCTGCGTCTCGAGCCCCACTCCGAGGGCCTGCGCGACCGGCTCTGGTGGGGAGCGGCGTCCAACGGCACCGCCCGCTGGGCCGCCGGTCTCGGCATGAACCTGATGAGCTCGACGCTCAAGGAGGACGAGAGCGGCCAGCCGTTCCACGTCCAGCAGGCCGACCAGATCCGGGAGTTCCGGGCTGCCTGGGCCGAGGCGGGCCACGACCGCACGCCGCGGGTCTCGGTGAGCCGCTCGCTCTTCCCGCTCGTCACCGAGGAGGACCGGGCCTACTTCGGCACCGGCCGCGAGGAGTCCGACCAGGTCGGCCAGATCGACAACATGCGCGCGATCTTCGGCCGGACGTACGCCGCCGAGCCGGACCAGCTCGTCGAGCAGCTGCGCGAGGACGAGGCGATCGCCGAGGCCGACACCCTGCTCCTGACGGTCCCGAACCAGCTGGGCGTCGACTACAACGCCCACGTGCTGGAGTCGGTGCTCACCCACGTGGCGCCCGCGCTCGGCTGGCGCTGA
- the ligD gene encoding non-homologous end-joining DNA ligase — MASPAVEIEVESRVVRVSNPDRIYFPEIGATKLDLVEYYLAVGDGIVNALWERPCMLHRFPKGLDGDKVHQKRLPAGAPDWVETVQLFFPRWKRTADELCVTELASVIWAVQMSTVEFHPWNSRRGATEQPDEWRIDLDPGPESTYDDIRRVAHVAHEVLDELGAVGYPKTSGSKGLHIYVRIKPELDHKGVRRAALAFAREVERRASGLVTTTWWKKDRDPAAVFVDYNQNARDHTIAAAYSVRGLPDARVSTPVRWDEIDDADPRDFTIRTVPARFAELGDLHHDIDDHVFDIAPLVAWADRDDLPDEDDGEE, encoded by the coding sequence ATGGCGTCCCCGGCGGTCGAGATCGAGGTCGAGAGCCGTGTCGTGCGGGTGAGCAACCCCGACCGGATCTACTTCCCGGAGATCGGTGCGACCAAGCTCGACCTCGTCGAGTACTACCTCGCGGTCGGCGACGGGATCGTCAACGCGCTGTGGGAGCGCCCGTGCATGCTGCACCGCTTCCCCAAGGGGCTCGACGGCGACAAGGTGCACCAGAAGCGGCTCCCCGCGGGCGCGCCCGACTGGGTGGAGACGGTGCAGCTGTTCTTCCCGCGGTGGAAGCGGACGGCCGACGAGCTCTGCGTGACCGAGCTGGCGTCGGTGATCTGGGCGGTGCAGATGTCGACGGTGGAGTTCCACCCGTGGAACAGCCGGCGTGGGGCGACCGAGCAGCCCGACGAGTGGCGCATCGACCTCGATCCCGGCCCCGAGTCGACGTACGACGACATCCGGCGCGTGGCGCACGTGGCCCACGAGGTGCTGGACGAGCTCGGCGCGGTCGGGTACCCCAAGACCAGCGGGAGCAAGGGCCTCCACATCTACGTGCGGATCAAGCCCGAGCTCGACCACAAGGGCGTACGACGGGCCGCGCTCGCCTTCGCCCGCGAGGTCGAGCGCCGGGCGTCCGGGCTGGTCACCACCACCTGGTGGAAGAAGGACCGCGACCCTGCGGCGGTCTTCGTCGACTACAACCAGAACGCCCGCGACCACACGATCGCGGCGGCGTACTCGGTGCGGGGGCTGCCGGACGCCCGGGTCTCGACGCCGGTCCGGTGGGACGAGATCGACGACGCGGATCCGCGGGACTTCACGATCCGCACGGTGCCGGCGCGGTTCGCCGAGCTCGGGGACCTGCACCACGACATCGACGACCACGTCTTCGACATCGCGCCGCTGGTGGCGTGGGCGGACCGCGACGACCTGCCCGACGAGGACGACGGCGAGGAGTAG
- the fmt gene encoding methionyl-tRNA formyltransferase — translation MRVVFAGTPEVAVPALDAIAASPHELVGVVTRPDAPAGRGRKLTPSPVAQRAEELGVPVLKPDHPRDPEFQEALRALRPDCCPVVAYGALIPQSALDIPEHGWVNLHFSVLPAWRGAAPVQHSIWGGDEYTGATTFRIVKALDAGPTFGVMTERIRPTDTAGDLLARLAEGGSGLLVATLDGIADGSLEAREQPAEGVSLAPKITVDDARVDWSEPAVGVDRRIRACTPGPGAWTTLDGERVKLGRVEIVADGPDLAPGAIQVGKNEVLVGTASGAVRLTEVKAFGKKQMGAADWARGVRLPETASFE, via the coding sequence ATGAGGGTCGTCTTCGCCGGGACGCCCGAGGTCGCCGTCCCCGCACTCGACGCGATCGCCGCGTCCCCGCACGAGCTGGTCGGCGTGGTCACCCGTCCCGACGCGCCCGCCGGCCGCGGCCGCAAGCTCACCCCGAGCCCGGTCGCCCAGCGGGCCGAGGAGCTCGGCGTACCGGTGCTCAAGCCGGACCACCCGCGCGACCCCGAGTTCCAGGAGGCGCTGCGCGCGCTGCGTCCCGACTGCTGCCCGGTCGTGGCCTACGGCGCCCTGATCCCGCAGAGCGCGCTCGACATCCCCGAGCACGGCTGGGTCAACCTGCACTTCTCGGTGCTGCCCGCGTGGCGCGGCGCGGCCCCGGTCCAGCACTCGATCTGGGGCGGCGACGAGTACACCGGCGCCACCACCTTCCGGATCGTCAAGGCGCTCGACGCCGGTCCGACCTTCGGCGTGATGACCGAGCGGATCCGGCCTACCGACACCGCCGGCGACCTGCTCGCCCGGCTCGCCGAGGGCGGCTCCGGCCTGCTCGTGGCGACCCTCGACGGCATCGCCGACGGCTCGCTCGAGGCGCGCGAGCAGCCCGCCGAGGGGGTCAGCCTGGCCCCCAAGATCACCGTGGACGACGCCCGCGTCGACTGGTCCGAGCCCGCGGTCGGCGTCGACCGCCGGATCCGTGCCTGCACGCCCGGTCCCGGCGCCTGGACGACGCTCGACGGCGAGCGGGTCAAGCTCGGCCGGGTCGAGATCGTCGCCGACGGCCCGGACCTCGCGCCGGGCGCGATCCAGGTCGGCAAGAACGAGGTCCTCGTCGGCACCGCCTCCGGTGCGGTGCGGCTGACCGAGGTCAAGGCCTTCGGCAAGAAGCAGATGGGCGCCGCCGACTGGGCGCGCGGGGTGCGACTGCCCGAGACCGCGAGCTTCGAGTGA
- a CDS encoding SigE family RNA polymerase sigma factor, with the protein MGVKADRQAEEFTAFVRSSGTQLHQAAMLLTGDHHLAEDLTQATYAKVFVHWRRVQTADSPLAYARTTLLNTFLSHRRLRRNSERPSDLTDADLSPPPGADPGTRVDLLAALAGLPPLDRAVVVLRYWEDRSVADTATDLGISESAVRTRARRALLRLRPLIDPVSERTHP; encoded by the coding sequence ATGGGTGTGAAGGCAGACCGGCAGGCCGAGGAGTTCACCGCGTTCGTGCGCTCCAGCGGCACCCAGCTCCACCAGGCGGCGATGCTGCTCACCGGCGACCACCACCTCGCCGAGGACCTGACCCAGGCGACCTACGCCAAGGTGTTCGTGCACTGGCGGCGGGTGCAGACCGCGGACAGCCCGCTGGCCTATGCCCGGACGACGCTGCTCAACACGTTCCTGTCCCACCGGCGGCTGCGGCGCAACAGCGAGCGGCCCAGCGACCTCACCGACGCCGATCTCAGCCCACCTCCGGGCGCCGACCCGGGGACGCGCGTCGACCTGCTCGCCGCGCTCGCCGGACTGCCTCCGCTCGACCGCGCCGTGGTGGTCCTCCGCTACTGGGAGGACCGCAGCGTCGCCGACACCGCGACCGATCTCGGGATCAGCGAGTCCGCCGTGCGGACCCGCGCGCGCCGCGCCCTGCTGCGGCTGCGCCCCCTGATCGACCCCGTCTCCGAGAGGACCCACCCGTGA
- a CDS encoding transcription antitermination factor NusB — MSTRGRRRVDPARVAALEVLRAVRVEAGYTNLVLPAVLAQHGLSGRDAAFVTELAAGTVRRQATYDAVLTACIDRPLRKVESAVLDALRLGTHQLLAMRVPAHAAISTTVDLVRAQVSHGAGGFANAVLRKVSARDLDAWLADVAPDAASDPHGHLAVAESHPRWVVDALAEAVGEDEVAALLAADNVPPRVTLVARPGRATRDELPGAPTPYSPFGVTLDGGDPAGVPAVAQGRAGVQDEGSQLVALALAAAPGAGRGR, encoded by the coding sequence GTGAGCACCCGCGGCCGGCGGCGGGTGGACCCGGCGCGGGTCGCGGCGCTCGAGGTCCTTCGCGCGGTCCGGGTCGAGGCCGGCTACACCAACCTGGTGCTGCCCGCCGTCCTCGCCCAGCACGGGCTGAGCGGGCGCGACGCCGCCTTCGTCACCGAGCTCGCGGCCGGCACCGTACGCCGCCAGGCGACCTACGACGCCGTCCTGACCGCCTGCATCGACCGCCCGCTGCGCAAGGTCGAGTCCGCCGTCCTCGACGCGCTGCGGCTCGGCACCCACCAGCTGCTCGCGATGCGGGTCCCGGCCCACGCCGCGATCAGCACCACGGTCGACCTGGTGCGCGCCCAGGTCAGCCACGGCGCGGGCGGCTTCGCCAACGCCGTGCTGCGCAAGGTCTCCGCGCGCGACCTCGACGCCTGGCTGGCCGACGTGGCGCCCGACGCCGCGAGCGACCCGCACGGCCACCTCGCCGTCGCCGAGAGCCACCCCCGCTGGGTGGTCGACGCGCTCGCCGAGGCGGTCGGCGAGGACGAGGTCGCCGCGCTCCTGGCCGCCGACAACGTCCCGCCGCGGGTGACCCTGGTCGCCCGCCCGGGACGCGCCACCCGCGACGAGCTCCCGGGCGCGCCCACGCCGTACTCGCCCTTCGGCGTCACCCTCGACGGCGGCGACCCGGCCGGCGTGCCCGCGGTCGCCCAGGGCCGGGCCGGCGTCCAGGACGAGGGCTCCCAGCTCGTCGCCCTCGCGCTCGCCGCCGCCCCGGGCGCGGGCCGCGGCCGTTGA
- a CDS encoding MerR family transcriptional regulator, producing MKIGELAARTGVAPRLIRYYEQQELLSADRQPNGYRDYDEAHVERVERVAGLVQAGIPTRLVKVLLDAEDACAREEPTCPAEVAALLAAELDGLEKRIACLSRSRDTIHRFLDQTRAQVAPA from the coding sequence ATGAAGATCGGCGAGCTGGCCGCGCGGACCGGGGTCGCGCCGCGCCTGATCCGGTACTACGAGCAGCAGGAGCTGCTCAGTGCCGACCGGCAGCCCAACGGCTACCGGGACTACGACGAGGCCCACGTCGAGCGGGTCGAGCGCGTGGCCGGCCTGGTCCAGGCCGGCATCCCGACGCGCCTGGTCAAGGTGCTCCTGGACGCCGAGGACGCCTGTGCCCGCGAGGAGCCGACCTGTCCGGCCGAGGTGGCCGCGCTGCTGGCGGCCGAGCTCGACGGGCTGGAGAAGCGGATCGCGTGCCTGAGCCGCAGCCGGGACACGATCCACCGCTTCCTCGACCAGACCCGGGCCCAGGTCGCGCCGGCCTGA
- a CDS encoding NUDIX domain-containing protein, which produces MGASAWGRTSSRVVYENPWIRIREDEVQRPDGEPGIYGVVEVRNPAVFVVALTEGDELVLVEVDRYTTGEPSSLEIPAGSTDGEDPLVAAQRELREETGLVAAYWQEIGRMGALIGVADAPETVYLARDLTYAGGEEHAADGIVGVHRVPVADVIARIGRGEIADASSLAAILLALVASGRLV; this is translated from the coding sequence ATGGGAGCGAGCGCCTGGGGCCGGACGTCGAGCCGGGTCGTGTACGAGAACCCCTGGATCCGGATCCGGGAGGACGAGGTGCAGCGGCCGGACGGCGAGCCCGGCATCTACGGCGTCGTCGAGGTCCGCAACCCGGCTGTCTTCGTCGTCGCGCTCACCGAGGGCGATGAGCTCGTGCTCGTCGAGGTCGACCGCTACACGACCGGCGAGCCGTCGTCGCTGGAGATCCCGGCGGGCAGCACCGACGGCGAGGACCCGCTCGTCGCCGCGCAGCGCGAGCTCCGCGAGGAGACCGGCCTCGTCGCGGCGTACTGGCAGGAGATCGGGCGGATGGGCGCGCTCATCGGCGTCGCCGACGCGCCGGAGACGGTCTACCTCGCGCGCGACCTGACGTACGCCGGCGGTGAGGAGCACGCGGCGGACGGCATCGTCGGCGTCCACCGGGTGCCCGTGGCCGACGTGATCGCGCGGATCGGCCGCGGCGAGATCGCGGACGCCTCCAGCCTCGCCGCGATCCTCCTCGCGCTCGTGGCGTCGGGCCGTCTGGTCTGA
- a CDS encoding methyltransferase domain-containing protein — translation MKRGGGGGALLAALAAERGAALTGVELHHHRARLVARAAAAGPGLAGVVQADATRAPFADASADRILLDAPCTGLGALRRRPEARWRRTPDDLVALVALQRALLAEAVRVLRPGGALLYATCSPVLAETAEVVSAALAGTPGLRLDDVAAHLPAVPDAAGPLPGTVQLWPHRHGTDAMFLALLRRE, via the coding sequence TTGAAAAGGGGGGGGGGGGGGGGGGCCCTGCTCGCCGCGCTCGCCGCCGAGCGCGGCGCCGCCCTGACCGGGGTCGAGCTGCACCACCACCGGGCCCGCCTGGTCGCCCGCGCGGCTGCCGCGGGACCCGGTCTGGCCGGTGTCGTCCAGGCCGACGCGACCCGGGCGCCGTTCGCCGACGCGAGCGCCGACCGGATCCTCCTCGACGCGCCCTGCACCGGCCTCGGCGCGCTGCGCCGGCGGCCCGAGGCCCGCTGGCGGCGTACGCCGGACGACCTGGTCGCGCTCGTCGCCCTCCAGCGCGCCCTGCTCGCCGAGGCCGTGCGGGTGCTGCGGCCCGGGGGAGCGCTGCTCTACGCGACCTGCTCGCCGGTGCTGGCCGAGACCGCCGAGGTCGTCTCCGCCGCGCTCGCCGGCACCCCGGGGCTGCGCCTCGACGACGTGGCGGCGCACCTGCCCGCCGTACCGGACGCGGCGGGGCCGCTGCCCGGTACCGTCCAGCTCTGGCCGCACCGGCACGGCACCGACGCGATGTTCCTCGCCCTGCTCCGCCGGGAATGA
- a CDS encoding MFS transporter: MTLTSTPPPAPAAPPAAGLPWPALLVLGGATLVMVTGEMLPTAVLGPMSRGLGVAESATGLLVSLWAAVVVVASFPLVRLTRRYPRALVVAGSLVAFALAAGLTALAPSYGVVLGARTLGAASVGLLWSTVNAHVADLVSDRLLGRATSVVLGGATLGLVLGTPAGRLVADLAGWRASFAVLAVASLVMALLVLRVVPGAPPAGPTSAAAGAGGSSLRPMVVITLLVALVLVGHYGAYTFITRLAGPPALVLLVFGLASAVGVVVAGRAERTGPALVVATAVTAAAIVAVAGTGSLALVVLWGVASGALPPLAQTLVLRLAGPAHRGLAGALIPVLFNGGIAVGAALASGIVARYGIAGLGLPAAVLVAVAAAGLAAVTLRGGPSAARAAARR, translated from the coding sequence ATGACGCTCACCAGCACCCCGCCACCCGCCCCTGCCGCTCCTCCTGCCGCGGGGCTGCCGTGGCCGGCCCTGCTCGTCCTCGGCGGCGCCACGCTGGTGATGGTCACCGGCGAGATGCTGCCGACCGCGGTCCTCGGCCCGATGAGCCGGGGGCTCGGCGTCGCCGAGTCCGCCACCGGGCTCCTGGTCAGCCTGTGGGCGGCCGTCGTGGTCGTGGCGAGCTTCCCGCTGGTCCGGCTGACCCGGCGGTACCCGCGGGCGCTGGTCGTCGCGGGCAGCCTGGTGGCGTTCGCGCTGGCGGCCGGGCTGACCGCCCTCGCGCCGTCGTACGGGGTGGTGCTGGGGGCGCGGACCCTGGGTGCCGCGTCGGTGGGCCTGCTCTGGTCGACGGTCAACGCGCACGTCGCGGACCTGGTCTCGGACCGGCTGCTCGGGCGGGCCACGTCGGTCGTGCTCGGGGGAGCGACGCTCGGCCTCGTGCTCGGTACGCCGGCCGGCCGGCTCGTCGCGGACCTCGCCGGCTGGCGCGCGTCCTTCGCCGTGCTCGCCGTGGCGAGCCTGGTGATGGCGCTCCTGGTGCTGCGGGTGGTGCCCGGCGCGCCGCCCGCCGGCCCCACGAGCGCGGCGGCCGGCGCGGGCGGCTCGTCGCTGCGCCCGATGGTCGTGATCACGCTGCTGGTCGCGCTGGTGCTGGTCGGGCACTACGGCGCCTACACGTTCATCACGCGCCTGGCCGGACCGCCCGCGCTGGTGCTGCTGGTCTTCGGCCTGGCCTCCGCCGTCGGCGTGGTGGTCGCCGGCCGCGCGGAGCGGACCGGACCCGCGCTCGTCGTCGCGACCGCGGTCACCGCCGCGGCCATCGTCGCCGTCGCCGGGACCGGCAGCCTCGCCCTCGTGGTGCTGTGGGGCGTGGCCTCCGGAGCCCTTCCGCCGCTGGCCCAGACGCTGGTGCTGCGGCTGGCCGGACCGGCGCACCGCGGGCTGGCCGGAGCGCTGATCCCGGTGCTGTTCAACGGCGGCATCGCGGTCGGTGCGGCCCTCGCCTCCGGCATCGTCGCCCGGTACGGCATCGCCGGGCTCGGGCTCCCCGCCGCGGTCCTGGTCGCGGTGGCGGCGGCCGGACTGGCGGCGGTGACGCTCAGGGGCGGTCCCAGCGCGGCGCGAGCCGCAGCCCGTCGATGA
- a CDS encoding AAA family ATPase encodes MDFDQPPVVRVDAEQRLDPDAWPMTVPAVAQVVREGLVLPKGVTFLVGENGSGKSTLVEAIAVAFGLSPEGGTAQGRHSTRETESPLHTALRLQRGIGAPRWGFFLRAETMHGWYSFLENNPSRGSEPVFHEMSHGESFLEVLRTRFDSPGFYCLDEPEAALSFSSTLGLISVLDRVVSEGGQVLCATHSPVLAAMPGATILEVSDAGLHRTTWGELELVQHWRRYLDDPQRYLRHVLD; translated from the coding sequence GTGGACTTCGACCAACCGCCCGTCGTGCGCGTCGACGCCGAGCAGCGCCTCGACCCCGACGCGTGGCCGATGACCGTCCCGGCGGTGGCCCAGGTGGTGCGCGAGGGTCTGGTGCTGCCCAAGGGGGTCACCTTCCTGGTCGGCGAGAACGGCTCGGGCAAGTCGACGCTCGTCGAGGCGATCGCGGTGGCGTTCGGACTGTCTCCCGAGGGCGGTACGGCGCAGGGGCGGCACAGCACGCGCGAGACGGAGTCGCCGCTGCACACGGCGCTGCGGCTCCAGCGCGGGATCGGGGCGCCAAGGTGGGGGTTCTTCCTGCGGGCCGAGACGATGCACGGCTGGTACAGCTTCCTCGAGAACAACCCGAGCCGCGGCAGCGAGCCGGTCTTCCACGAGATGAGCCACGGCGAGTCGTTCCTCGAGGTGCTGCGGACCCGGTTCGACTCCCCCGGCTTCTACTGCCTCGACGAGCCCGAGGCGGCGCTGTCGTTCTCCTCGACGCTCGGGTTGATCTCCGTGCTCGATCGGGTGGTGAGTGAGGGCGGCCAGGTGCTGTGCGCGACCCACTCGCCGGTGCTGGCGGCGATGCCGGGGGCGACGATCCTCGAGGTCAGCGACGCCGGCCTGCACCGTACGACGTGGGGCGAGCTCGAGCTGGTCCAGCACTGGCGGCGCTACCTCGACGACCCCCAGCGCTACCTGCGCCACGTCCTCGACTGA